The segment ACATTTTAGATTACACTGAGCGGTTCTAAGAAAAATTGCAGGCTTCCCAAAGTTTGGCCCTTCACCCTGAATTGATTTAAAAATTTCATTTACTTGCATGGTAGTTAGTATTTCATATACCTTATATCCTAAACTCTCAATTTTATCAGTGTGATACGCGAGTTAATCATTAGTTTTGACTATCATAGTGGAAAAACTGTTAAAAAATTAAGAGAATTAGAGCTAGAAAAAAAGAATACAGAAGACAAGGAAAAATTGAATAATCTAAAAAAAGAGATTGAAATCTTACAGAGTGATTATGAATCAAAATTAAAACCTGTGGCACTTGAAATTGCATTTAACATAGATTCACAAATGGAAAAAATGTCAGAAGAGGAAATTTTTCAGAAATTCCAAGTTAAAAATGCAGATTCATCAATGGTAGGAGAATGTGTTTACAAAATTTGTCAAAAGTTAGAAAGACAACCATCCCATAAAGCAATTTTAGAAATGATGCCAGAAAGATTTAGGCCCAATTAGCCTTCAGGACTATAGCTGACAATTTTTTTCCAACCTTCAGTGTCAGTGCATTGTTCGTTAGTCATACGAGAAAACAATAGATCATTCATTTTTGCAAATTTTTCAGTGTCAAAATTAGATTCTTCCATATTTTCAATCATTTGATTTGCAAGACTCATGCATGCTTGCTCATGCAAATTTATTGCATTTGATGGAAATAGCATATTTGTTGTTGCAATTATTGCAATTATCGAAATTCCAGCAATTATGCCAATTTTTACAACTTTGCTCAAATCCATGATTTATTCTCATCTTATAGATAAAATAAACAATATCATTAGGAATGAAAAAGGAAAATCATTTTAAGATCTAGTCACTATATGATACGATGAAACTTTTCACCAAATCAGAAGAGAGTTCAACAAAATGCAAAAAATGTGGATCAGAATTACATGATGCAGAGAGACTGAAAAGACATGAAAAAATTGCACATGGAAGAAGGGTTGACGTCAAGTGTCGGAATTGTGGGACGGAGTTTAGAGACCCAGATGACTTGAGAAAACACAAAAAGAAGTGTAAATGATCACATGTGAGAATCCATAGTTTCGTTGGAAATATGTTTGAGTTTTACACGTCTTCGTCTAATTAGAACATAGTATTGTATAATTTCAGTAATCTGTTCTTCAACAGTATTTTCATGTTCATTACTTTCAAGTAAAAAATCCAGATAATCTTTTTCATTTACTTTTACAGTTATTTTTCTCAAAATTATAACAGGGGATTGAGGGATATTACAGATTCATTATGCGATTCATTGATTAGTAGTCAATCGTAATTACAGGTGAAAAGATGAAAAAATGCATAATTTGTGGATGTAAAGATCATAGACTGGTGGGATGCATACGCCACAAGACAAAACAGTGTAATTGCTATAAGCAGGAATAATATTAAAAAAATATGGGATTGTTTGGAAAAAAGGAAGACCCGGAAGACTTGATGTATCAAGCAATGACATTTTTAGAAAAAAATCAGCCAAAAGCAGCAGTCTCATTATTCAAAAAAGTAACAAAAATTGATCCAGAAAATGTTAACGCATGGTATAATCAGGGTTTGGCATTAAATCAATTAAAAAAATATGCAGATGCAATAACATGCTTTGATATGATAACACAAAGAAATCCAAATGATGCAGCTGCGCTGAATAATAGAGGCATTGCAATGGCAGAACTTGGAGACCCAGAAGGAGCAATGGAATATTATGAAAAAGCAATTAAAGCAGATTCAAGCTATGCTCCTGCATATTACAATAAGGGAGTTTTATTGGATAAGAAACTTGAACATGATGAATCGCTGAAAGTTTTGGATGAGGCAATTGAGAAAGATCCAAAGAAACCAAATCCAAGATTTTACAAAGGAATTGTTTTAGGTAAAATGGGAAAGCATGAACTTGCATTGAATTGTTTTGAAAGTGTTCATAGAGCAAATCCGCAACACCTTGATTCATTTTTTCATAAAGGAATAGAATTAGCAGAATTAGAAAGACATGAAAAAGCAATAGAGGTTTTTGATAAAATTTTAGATAAACACAAGGGCAATGTGAATGTGGTTTATGCCAAAGCTAGGAGCAAAGCTGCAATGAATGAAGTGAATGAAGCGTTTGATTTGTTGAATCTCGCAATAAAACAGTCAAAGGCAATCAAGCTATGGGCAAGAAAAGAAAAAGTTTTTCAGAAATTTTATGATGACCCAGAATTTCAAAGAATGGTAAAATGATTAGAGGATCTTTTTCCTAACAGCATCAATTCTTAATATTTTGACTCTTTTTTTAGGACCGATCAATCGTGCTTCATAGATAGGAACATAGATTTCTAAAATATCCCGAAATTCAAAAGTTTCTTCAGAAGATTTTATTCCGGCATCTGCAGGTTTTTTTAATTTTGCAATGAGTTTTAACTTTGCAGCCTCAATAGTGATTTCAGGTCGACGAATAGAATCTTTATCGTCATTGATTGTCTTTTTAGGATGTTTATCCAATAATTTCAATGTGTCACGATATGAAAGATTCATTGCTTTTCCATGATGATCAAATGAAACATCAGCATCGTTTTCAAGCATAACACGCTCCTGCATTTGTATTTTAATTTTATTTTTGAAGGACGGTTCCAGTTTACTCAAAACACCGCGTTTCTTTTTAACAGGAAAAACTTCATCAGAAATTATTATTTCTTGAACATCCTTATCAACATGTAAGGTATGATCTGCATCACGAATAAAATCAACAGAATATTTCCCAGACAAAAGAAGAATTGATTCATAATGTAATGTAAGAGAATGTAAATGTACATCACTTTTTTTAGGTTTGTGAAGTAAAGTTTGAAATGTTTTTACTTTTCTTGAATCAACCATTTCTTCAGCAGCATCCAAATCAAGTAATGGTTTCAATGAAATTACTTTTATTTTTGTATCATTTTTTGCCATATGAACTACATACAATTGATTTGTCTATTTTTAAATCCTGTTAAACTATGACTCTTATACCTCACTAAATCACTCATTATATGCAAAAAGAGAATCTCTTTACAAAATCAGGCATACCAAGTAAAAAAGCTAAAGTGAATTATTTTACAGGAAAAATTGCTGCAAAAGACATTTCAGCCAAAATTAAGCCAAGTACAGAGAAAATTTATCATGTAACATTCAAAAATGGAGCACGTACAAAACTCCATTTTCATGATGCAGGACAGACACTGATAGTTACTAAAGGTAAAGGTAGCTTAGTTATGTACAAAAAAATTGGTACAGGAACAAAAAATTTTAAAATAAAAAAATTAGAAAGTATGAATCTGAATAAAGGTGATTGTGTACATATTCCTGCAAAAAGATTACACACACATGGTTCTACAAAGAAAAGTGAAGATTTTGCACATGTTGCAATAAACTCATTTCCAAAGAAAAAATCAGAACCAAAAACAATTTGGTATGAATCAGATTTTAAAACAATCGTAACTGAACAATTACCATAAAATGAATACTAAAGAAATTGAAAATATAGATGCATTCTCAGGACATGAGGGGACACAGATTAGACAAATTTTTTCTCCCGAAGACACAGCCAATACAACTCGATATAGTTTGGCACACTGTACAATAGCCCCAGGCAATAGTTCAAAACCACATAAAATGAAGACAAGTGAAATTTACTATATTTTGCAAGGAAGTGGGATTATGCATATTGAAGAAGAACAAAAAGTAGTGAAGAAAAATGAAACAATCTTTGTTCCGCCAATGTCTAAACAATTCATAGAGAACAATGGAGAGGGAGATCTGATTGCACTTTGTATAGTAGATCCAGCGTGGAAACAAGAAGATGAAGTCACAGAATAGAGCATGT is part of the Candidatus Nitrosopelagicus brevis genome and harbors:
- a CDS encoding C2H2-type zinc finger protein, which produces MKLFTKSEESSTKCKKCGSELHDAERLKRHEKIAHGRRVDVKCRNCGTEFRDPDDLRKHKKKCK
- a CDS encoding tetratricopeptide repeat protein: MGLFGKKEDPEDLMYQAMTFLEKNQPKAAVSLFKKVTKIDPENVNAWYNQGLALNQLKKYADAITCFDMITQRNPNDAAALNNRGIAMAELGDPEGAMEYYEKAIKADSSYAPAYYNKGVLLDKKLEHDESLKVLDEAIEKDPKKPNPRFYKGIVLGKMGKHELALNCFESVHRANPQHLDSFFHKGIELAELERHEKAIEVFDKILDKHKGNVNVVYAKARSKAAMNEVNEAFDLLNLAIKQSKAIKLWARKEKVFQKFYDDPEFQRMVK
- a CDS encoding cupin domain-containing protein; this encodes MQKENLFTKSGIPSKKAKVNYFTGKIAAKDISAKIKPSTEKIYHVTFKNGARTKLHFHDAGQTLIVTKGKGSLVMYKKIGTGTKNFKIKKLESMNLNKGDCVHIPAKRLHTHGSTKKSEDFAHVAINSFPKKKSEPKTIWYESDFKTIVTEQLP
- a CDS encoding cupin domain-containing protein; translation: MNTKEIENIDAFSGHEGTQIRQIFSPEDTANTTRYSLAHCTIAPGNSSKPHKMKTSEIYYILQGSGIMHIEEEQKVVKKNETIFVPPMSKQFIENNGEGDLIALCIVDPAWKQEDEVTE